The Methanoculleus marisnigri JR1 genome window below encodes:
- a CDS encoding undecaprenyl diphosphate synthase family protein — MIYRFYEKILLRDLQTLPEHICFMITGQDMLDAPGNLYRAAQWCRDLGIKSAMFHISTPDPARLERCLPRIREVASIAHLTLHYRDEKEVGGEGMDVTVAIGKSGREEIAGCVRRMAEDGVDPELVDEDLLESYLTFNYEPDLVIKTGGDHLTDFLIWQSVYSELFFLDVNWALLRKVDFLRALRDFQSRARRFGR, encoded by the coding sequence ATGATCTACCGGTTCTACGAGAAGATCCTCCTTCGAGACCTCCAGACGCTGCCGGAGCATATCTGTTTCATGATCACCGGGCAGGATATGCTCGACGCCCCGGGCAACCTCTACCGTGCCGCCCAGTGGTGCCGCGACCTCGGGATCAAAAGTGCCATGTTCCACATCAGCACCCCCGACCCCGCCCGGCTGGAGCGGTGCCTCCCCCGGATCCGCGAGGTCGCCTCGATCGCGCACCTGACCCTGCACTACCGCGACGAAAAGGAGGTCGGCGGCGAAGGCATGGACGTGACGGTGGCGATCGGCAAGAGCGGCAGGGAGGAGATCGCCGGGTGCGTGAGAAGGATGGCCGAGGACGGGGTGGACCCGGAACTGGTCGACGAAGACCTGCTGGAGTCATACCTCACCTTCAACTACGAGCCCGATCTCGTCATCAAGACCGGCGGCGACCACCTGACCGACTTCCTCATCTGGCAGTCGGTCTACTCCGAGCTCTTCTTCCTCGACGTCAACTGGGCGCTGCTCAGGAAAGTGGATTTCCTCCGGGCGCTCAGGGACTTCCAGTCGAGAGCCCGGCGGTTCGGACGGTAA
- the uppS gene encoding polyprenyl diphosphate synthase yields MLRSGVEPLYERYLKWQVKHVPRHVAVIQDGNRRFAREQGLDTAIGHRLGADATEQVLDWACELGVQHITLYTFSTENFRRDSAELESLFLLFREKFAAILRDKRVHRNRIRVQMIGDRSLLPDELLTTIDAAEEATRDYSDYFINIALAYGGRNEIVHAARSILDEVRQGAIDPAAIDPATVEAHLNRGAPIPPVDLIIRTGNDYRTSNFLPWLANGHESAVYFCAPFWPAFRKIDLLRAMRVYDQRMRLKERVARGS; encoded by the coding sequence ATGCTGCGATCGGGAGTTGAGCCTCTTTACGAGCGTTACCTGAAATGGCAGGTGAAACACGTTCCCCGGCACGTCGCGGTGATCCAGGATGGAAACCGCCGGTTTGCCCGGGAGCAGGGGCTCGATACGGCGATCGGCCACCGGCTCGGGGCGGACGCCACGGAACAGGTTCTCGACTGGGCGTGCGAGCTCGGCGTGCAGCACATCACGCTCTACACCTTCTCCACCGAGAACTTCCGGAGGGACAGCGCCGAGCTCGAGTCGCTCTTTCTCCTCTTCCGGGAGAAGTTCGCGGCGATCCTGAGAGACAAGCGGGTGCATAGAAACCGTATCCGGGTACAGATGATCGGCGATCGATCCCTTCTCCCCGATGAACTTCTCACGACCATCGATGCGGCGGAGGAGGCGACCCGGGACTACAGCGATTACTTTATCAACATCGCGCTCGCCTACGGCGGCCGGAACGAGATCGTCCACGCCGCCCGGTCGATCCTCGATGAGGTCAGGCAGGGCGCCATCGACCCGGCGGCCATCGATCCCGCGACCGTTGAAGCCCACCTCAACCGGGGAGCGCCCATACCCCCCGTCGACCTGATCATCCGTACCGGCAACGATTACCGGACCTCGAACTTCCTCCCCTGGCTCGCGAACGGTCACGAGTCGGCCGTCTACTTCTGCGCCCCCTTCTGGCCGGCGTTCAGGAAGATCGATCTGTTGCGGGCGATGCGAGTCTACGACCAGCGCATGCGCCTGAAAGAGCGCGTGGCCCGGGGTTCGTGA